A genomic stretch from Planctomycetota bacterium includes:
- a CDS encoding YajQ family cyclic di-GMP-binding protein — protein MADKFSFDIVSEIDWQEVSNAVDQAQREVTTRYDFKGTSAGIEYDKREEPMTLTADNEGQLEAVRRVLIEKLIKRNVEPKVMDPQTPEKASAGTMRQEVKWKCGIDRDTAKKITKQIKNLKLKVQPTVQGEVVRVSGNKKDDLQGVIADLKQNGPEDVPLQFINFR, from the coding sequence ATGGCAGACAAGTTCAGCTTCGACATCGTGTCCGAAATCGACTGGCAGGAAGTCAGCAACGCCGTCGATCAGGCCCAGCGCGAGGTCACGACGCGATACGACTTCAAAGGCACCAGCGCCGGCATCGAGTACGACAAGCGCGAGGAGCCGATGACCCTCACCGCCGACAATGAGGGCCAGCTCGAGGCCGTTCGTCGCGTGCTCATCGAAAAGCTCATCAAACGGAACGTCGAGCCGAAGGTCATGGATCCGCAGACGCCCGAAAAGGCCTCGGCCGGGACGATGCGTCAGGAGGTCAAGTGGAAGTGCGGCATCGATCGCGACACCGCCAAGAAGATCACGAAGCAGATCAAGAACCTGAAGCTCAAGGTCCAGCCGACAGTGCAGGGCGAAGTTGTCCGTGTGAGCGGCAACAAGAAGGACGACCTGCAAGGCGTCATCGCAGACCTGAAGCAGAACGGGCCCGAGGACGTCCCGCTGCAGTTCATCAACTTCCGGTAG
- the rfaE2 gene encoding D-glycero-beta-D-manno-heptose 1-phosphate adenylyltransferase, whose protein sequence is MPTGLLDIVNRLTGLRATVVGDFMLDRYLYGTADRLSPEAPVPVLHFKREEMRLGGAGHVAADLATLGLSVDVIGVAGNDDFGRQMRETLQQQAIDTTGLVTASDRPTTSKVRLVGMAQHRTPQQMIRLDYEDAGDVDEAACKLVDDALAGVLDRGTDVVCIEDYAKGVCCEPVVRETIRRCLEAGVPVLVDPPKLEDLSKYRGATCIKLNRREAQASTGLDCETAAGVEQAAGQLLEQLDLQCVVITIDKDGAFLATREGEHRLLETRARSVADVTGAGDMFLAMLAAARAAGAGWSDATALANVASGLEVERFGAQPVRPEEIVSELVHDLQHDKGKVRDADELKTELDRHRAAGRRIVFTNGCFDLVHLGHVEYFRFAKAQGDVLVVGVNTDESIRRLKGDKRPIVSLSDRLGVLSELESIDYLVTFADDTPLSLIEAIGPDVLVKGADYKKEEVVGWEIVEGRGGRIALAPLIEGRSTSTVIRKIIDAYAD, encoded by the coding sequence GTGCCGACCGGCCTTCTCGATATCGTCAACCGGCTCACAGGACTTCGGGCCACCGTCGTCGGCGACTTCATGCTCGACCGCTACCTCTACGGCACGGCCGACCGGCTCTCGCCGGAGGCACCGGTGCCCGTGCTGCACTTCAAACGCGAAGAGATGCGGCTCGGCGGCGCAGGACACGTCGCGGCCGACCTGGCGACGCTCGGCCTGTCCGTCGACGTCATCGGCGTCGCTGGCAACGACGACTTCGGCCGGCAGATGCGCGAAACGCTGCAGCAGCAAGCCATCGACACCACCGGACTCGTCACCGCCAGCGATCGGCCGACGACCAGCAAGGTCCGCCTCGTCGGCATGGCCCAGCACCGCACGCCGCAGCAGATGATCCGCCTCGACTATGAGGACGCGGGTGACGTCGACGAGGCCGCGTGCAAACTCGTCGACGACGCGCTGGCCGGCGTGCTGGATCGCGGGACGGATGTCGTCTGCATCGAGGACTATGCCAAAGGCGTCTGCTGCGAGCCGGTGGTGCGCGAGACGATCCGTCGATGCCTCGAGGCCGGCGTGCCGGTGCTGGTCGACCCGCCCAAGCTCGAAGACCTCAGCAAGTACCGTGGGGCGACCTGCATCAAGCTCAATCGCCGTGAGGCTCAGGCGTCGACCGGGCTCGACTGCGAAACCGCCGCCGGCGTCGAGCAGGCTGCGGGCCAGCTTCTCGAACAGCTCGATCTGCAGTGCGTCGTCATCACGATCGACAAGGACGGCGCCTTCCTCGCCACGCGCGAAGGCGAGCACCGCCTGTTGGAAACCCGTGCTCGCAGCGTGGCCGATGTGACAGGTGCGGGCGACATGTTCCTGGCCATGCTCGCCGCCGCACGCGCAGCCGGAGCCGGCTGGAGCGACGCGACTGCGCTCGCCAACGTCGCCAGCGGCCTGGAGGTCGAACGATTCGGCGCTCAGCCCGTCCGACCAGAAGAGATCGTCAGCGAGCTCGTCCACGACCTTCAGCACGACAAGGGCAAGGTCCGCGACGCCGACGAGTTGAAGACCGAACTCGATCGCCACCGCGCCGCGGGGCGACGCATCGTCTTCACCAACGGCTGCTTCGACCTCGTCCACCTCGGCCACGTCGAGTATTTCCGATTCGCCAAAGCCCAGGGCGATGTGTTGGTGGTCGGCGTCAACACCGACGAGAGCATCCGTCGACTCAAAGGCGACAAACGGCCGATCGTCAGCCTGAGCGATCGCCTCGGCGTGCTGTCCGAGCTTGAGAGCATCGACTACCTCGTCACGTTTGCCGACGACACGCCGCTGTCACTCATCGAAGCGATCGGCCCGGACGTGCTGGTCAAAGGTGCCGACTACAAGAAAGAGGAAGTCGTCGGCTGGGAAATCGTCGAGGGCCGCGGCGGGCGTATCGCGCTGGCGCCACTCATCGAAGGTCGCAGCACGAGCACGGTGATTCGGAAGATCATCGACGCCTATGCCGACTGA